The proteins below come from a single Triticum aestivum cultivar Chinese Spring chromosome 5D, IWGSC CS RefSeq v2.1, whole genome shotgun sequence genomic window:
- the LOC123119908 gene encoding uncharacterized protein gives MPPVLESDMHSREYLAEQKRKGEAYLKERDARIVERKAADDSEYEPDAEEEAYVEEEDLRDEEEVALPKSKAMEALSNKPPNITHENWTSLVNKWSDERNKKICQMNKENREAVRQHQKTGSMSYVSYFSKLNAMEKRREAQSEGEQPVSDTSIVAEVLKEESAHSTVLSSMGYASRSGRSGSSTS, from the exons ATGCCACCAGTTCTGGAGAGTGATATGCATAGCAGGGAATATCTTGCGGAACAGAAACGCAAGGGTGAGGCATATTTGAAGGAAAGGGATGCAAGGATTGTGGAACGCAAGGCTGCGGA TGACTCAGAGTATGAACCAGATGCTGAAGAGGAGGCCTATGTAGAGGAAGAGGATTTGAGAGATGAAGAGGAGGTCGCTCTTCCAAAGTCCAAAGCAATG GAAGCATTATCAAATAAGCCACCCAACATTACTCATGAGAATTGGACTAGCCTTGTCAATAAATGGTCTGATGAAAGAAACAAG AAAATATGTCAAATGAATAAGGAAAACCGAGAAGCTGTCAGGCAACACCAAAAGACGGGATCTATGTCCTATGTTTCCTATTTCAGCAAACTT AATGCGATGGAAAAAAGAAGGGAAGCACAATCAGAAGGTGAGCAGCCAGTATCCGATACATCGATTGTGGCTGAAGTTCTAAAGGAAGAAAGCGCCCATAGCACCGTCCTTTCTAGCATGGGGTATGCATCAAGATCCGGGAGGTCTGGGAGCTCTACTTCATGA